In Prunus dulcis chromosome 2, ALMONDv2, whole genome shotgun sequence, a single genomic region encodes these proteins:
- the LOC117620350 gene encoding uncharacterized protein LOC117620350, producing the protein MGCYRRAKLALDAVRGFTARIVPKVVAKEPISRAFSTESSTLASNKDKFSGFSWCSSLSQKSIPQLGFTRRTRYTSPVLDSAKRYYYVDRNSVHHFKPRGPRKWFQSPRNVFIVVLVGSGVFITVYFGNLETIPYTKRTHFVILSKALEKKMGESQFEQLKASFKGKILPAIHPDSVRVRLISKDIIEALQRGLRHEVGWTDLEYASDRFEPAHEGSGHDTLMALKDVGEEVKKWSREDEILDDEWIQKSRKTGQERGTKTATSHLDHLNWEVLVVDEPVVNAFCLPGGKIVVFTGLLKHFRSDAEIATIIGHEVGHAVARHSAEGITKNLWFAILQLILYQFVMPDVVNTMSNLFLKLPFSRRMEIEADHIGLLLVASAGYDPRVAPTVYEKLGKISGESALRDYLSTHPSGKKRAQLLAQAKIMEEALAIYRDVRAGRGVEGFL; encoded by the exons ATGGGATGCTACAGAAGAGCAAAGCTTGCACTCGATGCCGTTCGCGGTTTCACAGCGAGGATTGTACCCAAAGTTGTAGCTAAAGAACCCATTTCGAGAGCTTTCTCAACCGAGTCTTCCACTTTGGCCTCCAACAAAGATAAgttttctgggttttcttGGTGTTCTTCTCTTTCACAAAAATCAATTCCACAACTCGGATTTACCAGAAGAACACGGTACACTAGTCCCGTTCTTGATTCTGCCAAGAGATATTACTATGTCGATCGGAACAGCGTGCACCATTTTAAACCGAGAGGCCCCCGTAAGTGGTTTCAGAGTCCTAGAAACGTGTTCATTGTGGTTCTGGTGGGTTCTGGGGTTTTCATCACTgtgtattttgggaatttggAGACTATTCCCTACACGAAGCGAACccattttgtgattttgtcGAAAGccttggagaagaagatgggagAGTCCCAGTTTGAGCAATTGAAAGCCAGTTTCAAAGGGAAAATTTTGCCTGCTATACACCCAGACAGCGTCCGCGTTAGGTTGATTTCCAAGGATATAATTGAGGCGTTGCAGAGAGGGTTAAGGCATGAGGTGGGCTGGACTGACTTGGAGTATGCCTCTGATAGATTCGAGCCGGCACATGAAGGTAGTGGGCATGACACTTTGATGGCACTGAAGGACGTTGGAGAAGAGGTGAAGAAGTGGTCCCGTGAAGATGAGATTCTTGATGATGAATGGATTCAGAAGAGTAGGAAGACGGGTCAGGAACGAGGTACTAAAACTGCAACTTCGCATTTGGATCATCTGAATTGGGAGGTTTTGGTGGTGGATGAACCTGTTGTCAATGCATTTTGCTTGCCTGGCGGTAAGATTGTCGTCTTCACAGGGTTGCTGAAACATTTTAGAAGTGATGCTGAGATAGCTACGATAATTGGTCATGAG GTTGGGCATGCGGTTGCTCGACATTCTGCAGAGGGCATTACAAAGAACCTGTGGTTTGCAATCCTGCAACTGATACTTTATCAGTTTGTTATGCCTGATGTTGTCAACACAATGTCCAATCTTTTCTTAAAGCTTCCTTTTTCTCGAAG GATGGAAATTGAAGCGGATCACATTGGGCTGCTGTTGGTTGCTTCTGCGGGATATGATCCTAGAGTGGCTCCAACGGTGTACGAGAAGTTGGGCAAAATTTCCGGTGAATCTGCACTGAGAGATTATCTTTCAACCCATCCATCCGGGAAAAAGAGAGCTCAGTTGCTTGCTCAAGCTAAGATAATGGAAGAAGCACTTGCCATATACCGGGATGTAAGAGCTGGACGTGGGGTTGAAGGTTTTCTTTAG
- the LOC117617240 gene encoding cytochrome P450 704C1-like isoform X2 encodes MVRVKLFTFQINGFDGHDRVRIVVPEHLNYPANVEYILKTNFANYGKGLYLYNILSDGLGSGIFAVDGEKWVHLRKVASNELSTKAVRDFSGAVFKNNGVKLARIISEAATSDQAIDIQDLFMKAALDSIVKVLLGIEVDTMYGTNEEATRFSNAFDVVNEMTLYRCVDFSWKIKKLLDIGSEAMLRKNLKVVDEFVYNLIKSKTETVPNSGDDPHLKRRDIVSRLLESRETDPKYLRDMIFSLVVAGKDTTASTLSWFIYMICKHPHIQEKIAQELREATNMKDNSSIDELADNLTEEALDKMQYLVAALTETTRLYPAVPLNAKICSCDDTWPDGFSVKKGDLVGYHAYGMGRMKFLWGDDAEEFRPERWLDENGVFKQESSFKFTAFSAGPRICLGKDFAQRETTMFSAVLVGSYIFKLRDENKVANYKTKITHHIEGGLYVQASPRFAHAMQDLN; translated from the exons ATGGTGAGAGTGAAGTTGTTCACGTTTCAGATAAACGGATTCGATGGGCATGACCGAGTTCGTATTGTCGTGCCTGAACATCTGAACT ATCCTGCAAATGTGGAATATATCCTCAAAACAAACTTTGCAAACTACGGCAAG GGGTTGTACCTCTACAACATTTTGTCAGATGGTTTGGGTAGTGGGATCTTCGCCGTGGATGGAGAAAAATGGGTACATCTAAGGAAGGTAGCAAGCAATGAATTATCAACCAAAGCAGTGAGAGACTTCAGCGGTGCTGTTTTCAAAAACAATGGTGTAAAACTTGCTCGGATAATTTCTGAAGCTGCAACCTCCGACCAAGCAATAGACATCCAA GATTTGTTTATGAAAGCAGCCTTAGATTCAATCGTCAAGGTTCTCCTTGGTATCGAAGTAGACACCATGTATGGGACAAATGAAGAAGCTACCCGGTTTTCCAATGCTTTTGATGTAGTAAATGAGATGACCTTGTATCGTTGCGTTGATTTCTCCTGGAAGATTAAAAAGTTGTTAGACATTGGATCAGAAGCCATGCTAAGGAAGAATTTAAAAGTGGTAGATGAGTTTGTTTATAACTTAATCAAAAGCAAGACTGAAACAGTTCCTAATTCAGGAGATGATCCACAT TTGAAGAGAAGAGACATTGTTTCGAGGCTTTTGGAATCGAGGGAGACTGATCCGAAGTACTTGAGAGACATGATCTTCAGTCTGGTTGTTGCTGGAAAAGACACAACGGCTAGCACTCTTTCatggtttatttatatgatCTGCAAGCATCCTCATATACAGGAAAAGATTGCACAGGAACTTAGAGAAGCAACAAATATGAAGGATAATTCAAGCATTGATGAGCTTGCCGACAACCTTACTGAAGAAGCCCTTGACAAAATGCAATATCTGGTTGCAGCTTTGACTGAGACAACCAGGCTCTACCCTGCAGTTCCATTG AATGCGAAGATTTGTTCATGTGACGATACTTGGCCAGATGGATTTAGTGTAAAAAAAGGAGATTTGGTGGGATACCACGCTTATGGCATGGGGAGGATGAAATTTCTATGGGGTGATGATGCAGAAGAATTTCGGCCAGAGAGATGGCTCGACGAAAATGGGGTTTTCAAGCAAGAAAGCTCTTTCAAATTCACAGCCTTCAGT GCCGGTCCAAGGATTTGTCTAGGGAAGGACTTTGCTCAAAGAGAGACGACGATGTTTTCTGCTGTACTTGTTGGCAGCTACATATTCAAGCTGAGGGATGAGAACAAAGTGGCCAACTACAAGACCAAGATCACCCACCATATTGAGGGAGGCCTTTATGTGCAAGCGTCTCCAAGATTTGCGCATGCAATGCAAGACCTTAATTAG
- the LOC117617240 gene encoding cytochrome P450 704C1-like isoform X4 produces the protein MSIMDFLPISLSPIAISLAVILAVLMIRVHLGTEKNKKRYHPVVATFLSALINFSRLHDYMTELACKHKTYRVLNLFTNFVFTTDPANVEYILKTNFANYGKGLYLYNILSDGLGSGIFAVDGEKWVHLRKVASNELSTKAVRDFSGAVFKNNGVKLARIISEAATSDQAIDIQDLFMKAALDSIVKVLLGIEVDTMYGTNEEATRFSNAFDVVNEMTLYRCVDFSWKIKKLLNIGSEAMLRKSIKVADEFVYNLIKSKTETVANSGDDLHLKRRDILSRLLESGQTDPKYLRDIIFSLFVAGKDTAASTLTWFIYMVCKHPDIQGKIAQEVRKATNLKDNSSIDELADNLTEETLSKMQYLVAALTETSRLYPAVPLVQGFVWGRTLLIER, from the exons ATGAGTATCATGGATTTTCTTCCTATTTCCTTATCTCCCATTGCTATAAGTTTAGCAGTAATTTTAGCTGTACTTATGATCAGAGTCCATTTGGGTACtgagaagaacaaaaagagaTACCATCCTGTTGTCGCAACCTTCTTAAGCGCCCTCATCAACTTCTCTAGGCTACACGATTACATGACTGAGTTAGCATGCAAACACAAAACTTATCGGGTGCTTAACTTGTtcacaaattttgttttcaccACAGATCCTGCAAATGTGGAATATATCCTCAAAACAAACTTTGCAAACTACGGCAAG GGGTTGTACCTCTACAACATTTTGTCAGATGGTTTGGGTAGTGGGATCTTCGCCGTGGATGGAGAAAAATGGGTACATCTAAGGAAGGTAGCAAGCAATGAATTATCAACCAAAGCAGTGAGAGACTTCAGCGGTGCTGTTTTCAAAAACAATGGTGTAAAACTTGCTCGGATAATTTCTGAAGCTGCAACCTCCGACCAAGCAATAGACATCCAA GATTTGTTTATGAAAGCAGCCTTAGATTCAATCGTCAAGGTTCTCCTTGGTATCGAAGTAGACACCATGTATGGGACAAATGAAGAAGCTACCCG GTTTTCCAATGCTTTTGATGTAGTAAATGAGATGACCTTGTATCGTTGCGTTGATTTCTCCTGGAAGATTAAAAAGTTGTTAAACATTGGATCAGAAGCCATGCTAAGGAAGAGTATAAAAGTGGCAGATGAGTTTGTTTATAACTTAATCAAAAGCAAGACTGAAACAGTTGCAAATTCAGGAGATGATCTACAT TTGAAGAGAAGAGACATTCTTTCGAGGCTTTTGGAATCAGGACAGACTGATCCAAAGTACCTCAGAGACATTATTTTCAGTCTGTTTGTTGCCGGAAAAGACACAGCGGCTAGCACTCTTACatggtttatttatatggTCTGCAAGCATCCTGATATCCAAGGAAAGATTGCACAGGAAGTTAGAAAGGCAACAAATCTGAAAGATAATTCAAGCATTGATGAGCTTGCAGACAACCTTACCGAAGAAACCCTTAGCAAAATGCAATATCTAGTTGCAGCTTTGACTGAGACAAGCAGGCTCTACCCTGCAGTTCCATTG GTCCAAGGATTTGTGTGGGGAAGGACTTTGCTTATAGAGAGATGA
- the LOC117617240 gene encoding cytochrome P450 704C1-like isoform X1, translated as MSIMDFLPISLSPIAISLAVILAVLMIRVHLGTEKNKKRYHPVVATFLSALINFSRLHDYMTELACKHKTYRVLNLFTNFVFTTDPANVEYILKTNFANYGKGLYLYNILSDGLGSGIFAVDGEKWVHLRKVASNELSTKAVRDFSGAVFKNNGVKLARIISEAATSDQAIDIQDLFMKAALDSIVKVLLGIEVDTMYGTNEEATRFSNAFDVVNEMTLYRCVDFSWKIKKLLDIGSEAMLRKNLKVVDEFVYNLIKSKTETVPNSGDDPHLKRRDIVSRLLESRETDPKYLRDMIFSLVVAGKDTTASTLSWFIYMICKHPHIQEKIAQELREATNMKDNSSIDELADNLTEEALDKMQYLVAALTETTRLYPAVPLNAKICSCDDTWPDGFSVKKGDLVGYHAYGMGRMKFLWGDDAEEFRPERWLDENGVFKQESSFKFTAFSAGPRICLGKDFAQRETTMFSAVLVGSYIFKLRDENKVANYKTKITHHIEGGLYVQASPRFAHAMQDLN; from the exons ATGAGTATCATGGATTTTCTTCCTATTTCCTTATCTCCCATTGCTATAAGTTTAGCAGTAATTTTAGCTGTACTTATGATCAGAGTCCATTTGGGTACtgagaagaacaaaaagagaTACCATCCTGTTGTCGCAACCTTCTTAAGCGCCCTCATCAACTTCTCTAGGCTACACGATTACATGACTGAGTTAGCATGCAAACACAAAACTTATCGGGTGCTTAACTTGTtcacaaattttgttttcaccACAGATCCTGCAAATGTGGAATATATCCTCAAAACAAACTTTGCAAACTACGGCAAG GGGTTGTACCTCTACAACATTTTGTCAGATGGTTTGGGTAGTGGGATCTTCGCCGTGGATGGAGAAAAATGGGTACATCTAAGGAAGGTAGCAAGCAATGAATTATCAACCAAAGCAGTGAGAGACTTCAGCGGTGCTGTTTTCAAAAACAATGGTGTAAAACTTGCTCGGATAATTTCTGAAGCTGCAACCTCCGACCAAGCAATAGACATCCAA GATTTGTTTATGAAAGCAGCCTTAGATTCAATCGTCAAGGTTCTCCTTGGTATCGAAGTAGACACCATGTATGGGACAAATGAAGAAGCTACCCGGTTTTCCAATGCTTTTGATGTAGTAAATGAGATGACCTTGTATCGTTGCGTTGATTTCTCCTGGAAGATTAAAAAGTTGTTAGACATTGGATCAGAAGCCATGCTAAGGAAGAATTTAAAAGTGGTAGATGAGTTTGTTTATAACTTAATCAAAAGCAAGACTGAAACAGTTCCTAATTCAGGAGATGATCCACAT TTGAAGAGAAGAGACATTGTTTCGAGGCTTTTGGAATCGAGGGAGACTGATCCGAAGTACTTGAGAGACATGATCTTCAGTCTGGTTGTTGCTGGAAAAGACACAACGGCTAGCACTCTTTCatggtttatttatatgatCTGCAAGCATCCTCATATACAGGAAAAGATTGCACAGGAACTTAGAGAAGCAACAAATATGAAGGATAATTCAAGCATTGATGAGCTTGCCGACAACCTTACTGAAGAAGCCCTTGACAAAATGCAATATCTGGTTGCAGCTTTGACTGAGACAACCAGGCTCTACCCTGCAGTTCCATTG AATGCGAAGATTTGTTCATGTGACGATACTTGGCCAGATGGATTTAGTGTAAAAAAAGGAGATTTGGTGGGATACCACGCTTATGGCATGGGGAGGATGAAATTTCTATGGGGTGATGATGCAGAAGAATTTCGGCCAGAGAGATGGCTCGACGAAAATGGGGTTTTCAAGCAAGAAAGCTCTTTCAAATTCACAGCCTTCAGT GCCGGTCCAAGGATTTGTCTAGGGAAGGACTTTGCTCAAAGAGAGACGACGATGTTTTCTGCTGTACTTGTTGGCAGCTACATATTCAAGCTGAGGGATGAGAACAAAGTGGCCAACTACAAGACCAAGATCACCCACCATATTGAGGGAGGCCTTTATGTGCAAGCGTCTCCAAGATTTGCGCATGCAATGCAAGACCTTAATTAG
- the LOC117617240 gene encoding cytochrome P450 704C1-like isoform X3 yields the protein MSIMDFLPISLSPIAISLAVILAVLMIRVHLGTEKNKKRYHPVVATFLSALINFSRLHDYMTELACKHKTYRVLNLFTNFVFTTDPANVEYILKTNFANYGKGLYLYNILSDGLGSGIFAVDGEKWVHLRKVASNELSTKAVRDFSGAVFKNNGVKLARIISEAATSDQAIDIQDLFMKAALDSIVKVLLGIEVDTMYGTNEEATRFSNAFDVVNEMTLYRCVDFSWKIKKLLDIGSEAMLRKNLKVVDEFVYNLIKSKTETVPNSGDDPHLKRRDIVSRLLESRETDPKYLRDMIFSLVVAGKDTTASTLSWFIYMICKHPHIQEKIAQELREATNMKDNSSIDELADNLTEEALDKMQYLVAALTETTRLYPAVPLSIKFVSWCHRMRRFVHVTILGQMDLV from the exons ATGAGTATCATGGATTTTCTTCCTATTTCCTTATCTCCCATTGCTATAAGTTTAGCAGTAATTTTAGCTGTACTTATGATCAGAGTCCATTTGGGTACtgagaagaacaaaaagagaTACCATCCTGTTGTCGCAACCTTCTTAAGCGCCCTCATCAACTTCTCTAGGCTACACGATTACATGACTGAGTTAGCATGCAAACACAAAACTTATCGGGTGCTTAACTTGTtcacaaattttgttttcaccACAGATCCTGCAAATGTGGAATATATCCTCAAAACAAACTTTGCAAACTACGGCAAG GGGTTGTACCTCTACAACATTTTGTCAGATGGTTTGGGTAGTGGGATCTTCGCCGTGGATGGAGAAAAATGGGTACATCTAAGGAAGGTAGCAAGCAATGAATTATCAACCAAAGCAGTGAGAGACTTCAGCGGTGCTGTTTTCAAAAACAATGGTGTAAAACTTGCTCGGATAATTTCTGAAGCTGCAACCTCCGACCAAGCAATAGACATCCAA GATTTGTTTATGAAAGCAGCCTTAGATTCAATCGTCAAGGTTCTCCTTGGTATCGAAGTAGACACCATGTATGGGACAAATGAAGAAGCTACCCGGTTTTCCAATGCTTTTGATGTAGTAAATGAGATGACCTTGTATCGTTGCGTTGATTTCTCCTGGAAGATTAAAAAGTTGTTAGACATTGGATCAGAAGCCATGCTAAGGAAGAATTTAAAAGTGGTAGATGAGTTTGTTTATAACTTAATCAAAAGCAAGACTGAAACAGTTCCTAATTCAGGAGATGATCCACAT TTGAAGAGAAGAGACATTGTTTCGAGGCTTTTGGAATCGAGGGAGACTGATCCGAAGTACTTGAGAGACATGATCTTCAGTCTGGTTGTTGCTGGAAAAGACACAACGGCTAGCACTCTTTCatggtttatttatatgatCTGCAAGCATCCTCATATACAGGAAAAGATTGCACAGGAACTTAGAGAAGCAACAAATATGAAGGATAATTCAAGCATTGATGAGCTTGCCGACAACCTTACTGAAGAAGCCCTTGACAAAATGCAATATCTGGTTGCAGCTTTGACTGAGACAACCAGGCTCTACCCTGCAGTTCCATTG AGTATCAAGTTTGTGTCATGGTGTCATAGAATGCGAAGATTTGTTCATGTGACGATACTTGGCCAGATGGATTTAGTGTAA
- the LOC117617238 gene encoding pentatricopeptide repeat-containing protein At5g66520-like, with protein MPSLRSTLLHLLEEFKNIRELKKIHTQIIKSPFLSTDDQAFLITRLLFFSAISDSDSGSHRYAAHVFRAIKDPNLYVYNVMIRAYVCTKDETLSSFGSLLLYKQMLCVGISPNCLTFPFLVKECTSRFDGGTGRSFHAQVVKYGLDNDVFVQNSLIGMYSACGFLNSARTLFDEMLERDVVSWNSMIKGYLRSGNLDVALNLFEKMNKRNIITWNSMITGFVQGGRPKEALELFHEMQITSGDMVKPDKITIASVVAACAHLGAIDHGIWVHAYLRRSGLESDVVIGTALVDMYGKCGCVDKAYEVFQEMPNKDTLAWTAMISVLALHGFGNEAFDIFKQMETTGVKPNHVTFVGLLSACAHSGLVEKGRWCFDVMKCVYLIEPQLYHYACMVDILSRAGLIEEAERFIRSMPMKPDAFVWGALLGGCQIHGKVELGERLAQYLIGLEPLNHAFYVNLCDIYAKANRFDDVKRIKSLMKERGIKKEVPGSSMIEIDGVVLEFSVRGSPDVVMEEVLLVLYQLSQRRPWTVSL; from the coding sequence ATGCCAAGTCTTAGGAGCACGCTACTACACTTGCTCGAGGAGTTCAAGAACATTAGAGAGCTTAAGAAAATTCATACCCAAATCATAAAGTCTCCATTTTTATCCACAGATGACCAAGCTTTCCTCATTACCCGTCTCCTATTCTTCTCCGCCATTTCTGATTCTGATTCGGGTTCTCACAGATACGCTGCCCATGTCTTTCGGGCCATAAAGGATCCGAATCTCTACGTCTATAACGTCATGATCAGAGCATATGTGTGTACAAAGGATGAAACTCTTTCTTCGTTTGGGTCCTTGTTGCTGTATAAGCAAATGCTCTGCGTTGGCATTTCCCCTAATTGTCTCACTTTTCCGTTCCTTGTAAAAGAATGCACAAGTAGGTTTGATGGCGGCACAGGCCGGAGTTTCCATGCACAAGTCGTCAAGTATGGGCTCGACAATGAtgtttttgttcaaaattCGTTGATTGGTATGTACTCTGCATGTGGGTTTCTGAATAGCGCACGTACattgtttgatgaaatgttGGAAAGGGATGTTGTTTCTTGGAACTCGATGATAAAGGGGTATTTGAGAAGTGGGAATCTTGATGTGGCATTGAATCTGTTTGAGAAGATGAACAAGAGAAACATCATTACTTGGAATTCCATGATTACTGGGTTTGTTCAAGGTGGTCGGCCAAAGGAGGCCTTGGAACTTTTCCATGAAATGCAGATCACTAGTGGTGATATGGTTAAACCGGATAAGATCACAATTGCCAGTGTCGTTGCAGCTTGTGCTCATCTTGGTGCAATTGATCATGGGATATGGGTGCATGCGTACCTGAGGAGAAGTGGCCTGGAGAGTGATGTGGTTATTGGGACAGCTCTGGTTGACATGTACGGTAAGTGTGGATGTGTGGACAAAGCGTATGAGGTCTTTCAGGAAATGCCCAACAAGGATACTTTGGCATGGACAGCTATGATTTCAGTGTTGGCTCTCCATGGGTTTGGAAATGAGGCTTTTGACATTTTTAAACAGATGGAAACAACTGGGGTGAAGCCAAACCATGTGACATTTGTCGGGCTATTGTCAGCTTGTGCTCATTCTGGTTTAGTAGAGAAAGGTCGCTGGTGTTTTGATGTGATGAAGTGTGTTTACTTAATTGAACCGCAGCTCTATCACTATGCATGCATGGTTGATATTCTTAGTCGTGCCGGGCTGATTGAAGAGGCAGAACGGTTTATAAGAAGCATGCCAATGAAGCCAGATGCATTTGTTTGGGGTGCATTACTCGGAGGCTGTCAAATACATGGAAAGGTCGAGTTAGGAGAAAGGCTGGCGCAGTATTTAATTGGTTTGGAACCTTTGAACCATGCTTTTTATGTTAACTTGTGTGATATATATGCCAAAGCTAATAGATTTGATGACGTAAAGAGAATCAAATCCTTAATGAAAGAAAGAGGGATAAAAAAGGAAGTCCCAGGCTCTAGCATGATTGAAATTGATGGGGTTGTTCTTGAATTTTCTGTGAGAGGATCACCAGATGTTGTAATGGAGGAAGTATTGTTGGTCTTGTATCAGTTGAGCCAGAGGAGGCCTTGGACTGTAAGTTTATGA